In Juglans microcarpa x Juglans regia isolate MS1-56 chromosome 7D, Jm3101_v1.0, whole genome shotgun sequence, the following are encoded in one genomic region:
- the LOC121238171 gene encoding uncharacterized protein LOC121238171, whose protein sequence is MEEYLLEGEDFLHEKRSMQLQDHGLGAYGMEKCVELKQLREIVEKKSVKEEGNLPDNVVSGFLQVLACRGSGFGPGATHSFISMDYVKFCPVEAEKMDYNLMVSTPAVDIVTCNKILLKCPITISGREMPTNLIVFPMIGNGLVGKLIHDGCQGYLAFVLDEPMQELELEEIPIMREYPEVFLEDLSGLPLE, encoded by the exons atggaagagtaTCTACTAGAAGGTGAAGATTTTTTACATGAGAAGAGATCAATGCAACTACAAGATCATGGGTTAGGTGCATATGGGATGGAGAAATGTGTGGAACTGAAGCAATTGAGGGAAATCGTGGAGAAGAAATCCGTGAAGGAAGAAGGAAACTTACCAGACAATGTCGTTTCGGGATTTCTTCAAGTGTTAGCTTGTCGTGGGTCCGGCTTTGGCCcag GGGCAACCCATTCTTTTATTTCAATGGATTATGTCAAGTTCTGCCCTGTTGAAGCTGAAAAGATGGATTACAATTTGATGGTCTCAACCCCAGCCGTAGATATAGTGACCTGCAACAAGATTTTGCTTAAGTGTCCAATAACTATTAGCGGGAGGGAAATGCCAACTAACCTGATAGTTTTTCCTATGATCGggaatggattg GTTGGCAAGTTAATACATGATGGGTGTCAGGGGTACTTGGCCTTCGTGTTGGATGAACCAATGCAAGAATTGGAGTTAGAAGAGATTCCTATTATGAGAGAATATCCTGAGGTTTTTCTTGAAGATTTGTCTGGATTGCCACTCGAGTAG
- the LOC121238172 gene encoding uncharacterized protein LOC121238172, whose translation MATRRHVQNLGGLNAGNEEDRCTIEQVNQMHPPTFDGRGDPTLAEDWIQDIEERTIKEADGRGVVSWPHFKQIFFDRFFPKSIRDARAKDFADLVQGTMTVHQYAARYIELSRFAFYLIPDEEKKTRKFEEGLNNQIYERVVVLQIHNFSELVDKATIVKRGLKRSVELQEQRKGSTPLGFPSNENQGPWKRMKLVTNPGQRQVQDNQRNNSCKSCNVVYFGDCRRRTRQCFRCRKHSHLVRDCPKQPDGSMNPNPP comes from the exons ATGGCTACTCGACGTCATGTTCAAAATCTTGGGGGCTTGAATGCAGGAAATGAAGAGGACAGATGCACCATAGAGCAAGTCAATCAGATGCACCCTCCCACTTTTGATGGTCGTGGTGACCCGACCTTAGCTGAGGATTGGATCCAAGACATTGAGGAG AGAACCATCaaggaagctgatgggaggggagTGGTTAGTTGGCCCCACTTCAAGCAGATTTTCTTTGACCGTTTCTTCCCAAAATCGATTAGGGATGCTAGGGCCAAGGACTTTGCCGACTTAGTGCAGGGTACTATGACGGTGCACCAGTATGCGGCCAGATATATTGAACTATCACGCTTTGCCTTTTATCTGATAcccgatgaggagaagaagaccCGAAAATTTGAGGAGGGACTAAATAACCAGATTTATGAGCGAGTGGTGGTCCTTCAGATCCATAACTTCTCAGAATTAGTAGATAAGGCCACAATAGTCAAGCGAGGCCTCAAGAGAAGTGTTGAACTTCAGGAGCAGAGGAAGGGATCGACTCCATTGGGATTTCCCTCGAACGAGAATCAAGGACCATGGAAGAGGATGAAGTTAGTGACCAACCCAGGCCAGAGACAGGTGCAGGACAATCAACGGAATAACTCCTGTAAGTCATGCAACGTAGTATACTTTGGGGATTGCAGAAGGAGAACTAGACAGTGTTTTCGATGTAGGAAGCATAGCCACCTTGTCAGAGATTGCCCAAAGCAACCAGATGGGAGCATGAACCCCAACCCGCCTTAA